One Variibacter gotjawalensis genomic window, GATGATCCGCGTGCACATGCGTTTCGAGATGCCAGACGACCGTGAGCTTCTCGCGCGCGATGAAATCGACCAGGCGATCCGCGCTTTCGCGGCTGGTGCGGCCGGACTTCGGATCAAAGTCGAGCACCGAGTCGACGATCGCCGCATCCGAACCCGCGCCCGTGTGCACGATGTGGCTCACGGTCGACGTTTCGGAATCGAAGAAGCTCTCGACGAGAGGATTCATTGCGGTCGCTTGCATAACGGCGACTCTACCGCGTCCACACCTGCGCGCAACTATTCGCCGGTCTGCAGCAATGCGCCTTCTCGCCGCGCCGAATTCAGCAATCCGATGAACGCGGCCGACGCGGCGACGAAATAGAGCGCGTTGAGCCCGAAGGCCCACAGCATCAAATCGCCGCGAAACACCTTGTTGACCAGTAATTCGCGCATCCCCTCGAACACATAGGTCGGCGGCAGCGCCCAAGCGACCGGCTGCAGCCACGTCGGCAGCGCCGACACCGGGTAGTAAACGCACGCAAGCGGCAGCAGCAGAAACATGATGCTCCACGCGAACAGCTCGGCGCTCAGCCCGTTGCGCACGACTAGCCCGGACACGAGGATGCCGACTGACCAACTCGTCAGCATCAGCATCATGAAGAACGCCGCGAGCGCGAGCCCCATCGCATAGAGATTGAAGTCGAAGAACCCGATCGCCAGGAAACTCACCGGGATCATCCCGATGGCGAGCCGGATCAAACTCATGATCATCAGCGCGATGATGAATTCTGCCGGCCGCAGCGGCGACATCATCAGGTTCGCGAGATTGCGCGACCACATCTCCTCGAGGAACGACATCGAGAAGCCGAGCTGCCCGCGGAACAGAATGTCCCATAGCATCACGGCGCCGATGAACGCGCCGCCCGCCTTCACGAAGAAGGTCGAGTTCTGATTGATGTAGCCCTGCAAAAAGCCCCACATCAGCATCTGCACGGCCGGCCAATACACGAGTTCGACCAGCCGCACCCACGACGAGCGCAGCAGATACCAATAGCGCAGCACCATTGCGCCGATGCGCTCGAGCGAGCCCGTCACGACGCCGCCTCCCGTTCCGCCGCGATGCCGCGCCCGCGCGCGACGTCGAGGAAGACCTCTTCGAGATTCGCGCGGCCGTAACGCGTCAGCAAGTCGTCAGGCGTGCCGTCGTCAACGATCCGGCCCTGCTTCATCATGATGACGCGATCGCACAAGCGCTCGACCTCCACCATGTTGTGCGAGGCAAGCAGGATCGTCGCGCCGCGCTCGTGGCGATAGCGATCGAGCCGCGCGCGCACCCAATCCGCGGTGTCCGGATCGAGCGATGCCGTCGGCTCATCGAGCAGCAAAACTTCCGGATTGTTGACGAGCGCTTTGGCGAGCGACACGCGCGTCTTCTGTCCGGCCGAGAGCTTTCCGGCCGGCCGATCCAGCAGCTCGACGAGATCGAGTTCCTGCGCGAGCGTTGCGATCCGCGCGTCAAGATCGCGCACGCCATAGAGACGGCCGAAAACTTTGAGATTTTGGCGCACCGTGAGACGCAGTGGCATCTCGACATACGGGCTTTCGAAATTCATCCGCGCGAGCACCTGGTGGCGGTGCCGCAGCATGTCGACGCCCAGCACCGAAACGGCGCCGGAGGTCGGCAGCGTCAGGCCCATGATCATCGCGATGGTCGTCGTCTTGCCGGCGCCGTTGCCGCCGAGCAGACCCGTCACGGAGCCTTTCGGCAACGTGAAGGACACGCCGCCGACGGCAGTGCCGGTCTTGTACTCTTTGACGAGCTTGTCGACGACGATGGACATGGGGGCGCTTTGTCGCGCGTCGGAAGGCTGCGCGCAAGCCGACTTTGCGCGGGTGCTGTGAGACCGTTACAATGGCGCCATGCTGTGGCGCGTCGCTCCCGAATCTGGCCCCGAGCGCAATGTGCGCCTCGATACGCTCGTCCGTCTGCGTTGGCTCGCGGTGTTCGGGCAGACGGCGGCGATTCTCATCGTCCATCACGTCTTGGATTTCGAGCTCGATCTCTGGCCTTGCCTGATCGTCGTCTCGATCTCGGCATGGCTGAACATCGCGCTCTCGCTGCAGCAGAACCAGGAACCGCGCATCCGGCCGGATCGCGCCGCCTGGCTGCTCGCCTTCGACATCGCACAGCTCGCCGCCCTGCTCTATCTCACGGGCGGTCTGCAGAACCCGTTCGCGTTCCTATTCCTCGCTCCCGTCATCGTCGGCGCGATGGCGCTGCCCCCGCAATATACGTTGCTGCTTGGCGGCCTCGCGGTGTCGTGCGCGACATTGCTCGTCTTCGTGCATCAGCCGCTGCCGTGGGCGAGCGATGATCCGCTCACGCTGCCGCCGATCTACATGCTCGGCGTCTGGCTCTCGATCTTGCTCGCGCTGATCTATATCGGCGTCTATGCGTGGCAGATTGCCGAAGGCGCGCGAAAACTCTCCGACGCTTTGTCCGCCACCGAACTCGTGCTCGCGCGCGAACAGCATATGTCGCAGATCGACGGCCTCGCGGCCGCCGCCGCGCATGAACTTGCGACACCGCTCTCCACCATCGTGCTGGTCGCCAAAGAACTCGAGCGCGCGCTCGAAAAAGATTCGCCGCACACCGAGGATGTGCAGCTGCTCCGCAGCGAAGCGCAGCGCTGCCGCGAAATCCTCTCCAAGCTCACGGAGCTTTCCGCCGACGAGTCGTTCGACCGTGTCACGCTCACTGCACTGATCGAGGAGATCGTGCTGCCGCATCGCGAATTCGGCATCGACATCGATATCGTGATGCCGCAGGACCGTGCCGGCGAGCCGATCACACGGCGCACGCCGGCATTGCTCTACGGCCTCGGCAACCTCGTCGACAACGCGGTCGATTTCGCCAAGGAGCGCGTCGAGATCGCGGCGCGCTGGTCGAGCCAGGAAATCACACTCACCATCGCGGACGACGGCCCGGGCTTCTCGGCCGCCGTGAAGGATCGCCTCGGCGAGCCGTTCCTGACGACACGCGGACGGAAACGCGTCGGACCCGACGGCGAGCCGGAGGGTCTTGGCCTCGGTTTCTTCATCGCGAAAACGTTATTGGAGCGCTCCGGCGCGACCATCGCTTTCGCCAACAGAGCCGCTCCGGACCATGGCGCAGTCGTTTCCGTGCGCTGGAAACGCGCCGAATTCGACGATTCGCGGCCCTCCGGCGCGCAATCCGAAACCGCAAACGCTTGAGATTTCGCCATTAGTCACTAGGTTATCGGCTCAATCGCCCGCGTCGGGCGTGTCGCTACCTCAGCGACCTTAAGAGGGAACATGATGTCTGAACTTGCGTTCGACCTGCCTGCCGACAAAACCCTGCTCATCGTTGAAGACGACAAGTCGTTCCTGGTCCGCCTCGCGCGCGCCATGGAAGCGCGCGGCTTCGATGTAAAGACCGCCGAGACGGTGGCCGATGGCCTCGTCCAGGTCGCCCAAGCTCCACCTGCTTTCGCGGTCGTCGACATGCGGTTGGGAGACGGCAACGGCCTCGACGTTTTGTCGGCGCTCGCCAACCGCCGCCCGGAAGCGCGCGCGATCGTGCTCACCGGCTACGGCAACATCGCGACCGCCGTGAATGCCGTGAAGCTCGGCGCCGTCGACTATCTCGCTAAGCCCGCCGATGCCGACGACGTCATCGCGGCTCTGCTCGCGATCGAGGGCCGCAAGCCCGAGCCGCCCGCGCAGCCGATGTCGGCAGACCGCGTGCGCTGGGAACACATCCAGCGCATCTACGAACTCTGCGGACGCAACGTCTCGGAGACCGCGCGCCGCCTCAACATGCATCGCCGCACGCTGCAGCGCATCTTGGCTAAACGCGCGCCTAAGTAGTTCGCGCCTCAGCCATCGCGTCACGGCTCTGGTAGTGACGAAGTCCTCGTCGTTGCGAGGAAGCGCGTAGCGCTGACGAAGCAATCCAGTTCTTTCAGCGTAAGTCTGGATTGCCGCGTCGCGGCTCTGC contains:
- a CDS encoding ActS/PrrB/RegB family redox-sensitive histidine kinase, whose amino-acid sequence is MLWRVAPESGPERNVRLDTLVRLRWLAVFGQTAAILIVHHVLDFELDLWPCLIVVSISAWLNIALSLQQNQEPRIRPDRAAWLLAFDIAQLAALLYLTGGLQNPFAFLFLAPVIVGAMALPPQYTLLLGGLAVSCATLLVFVHQPLPWASDDPLTLPPIYMLGVWLSILLALIYIGVYAWQIAEGARKLSDALSATELVLAREQHMSQIDGLAAAAAHELATPLSTIVLVAKELERALEKDSPHTEDVQLLRSEAQRCREILSKLTELSADESFDRVTLTALIEEIVLPHREFGIDIDIVMPQDRAGEPITRRTPALLYGLGNLVDNAVDFAKERVEIAARWSSQEITLTIADDGPGFSAAVKDRLGEPFLTTRGRKRVGPDGEPEGLGLGFFIAKTLLERSGATIAFANRAAPDHGAVVSVRWKRAEFDDSRPSGAQSETANA
- a CDS encoding ActR/PrrA/RegA family redox response regulator transcription factor, yielding MMSELAFDLPADKTLLIVEDDKSFLVRLARAMEARGFDVKTAETVADGLVQVAQAPPAFAVVDMRLGDGNGLDVLSALANRRPEARAIVLTGYGNIATAVNAVKLGAVDYLAKPADADDVIAALLAIEGRKPEPPAQPMSADRVRWEHIQRIYELCGRNVSETARRLNMHRRTLQRILAKRAPK
- a CDS encoding ABC transporter permease, whose product is MVLRYWYLLRSSWVRLVELVYWPAVQMLMWGFLQGYINQNSTFFVKAGGAFIGAVMLWDILFRGQLGFSMSFLEEMWSRNLANLMMSPLRPAEFIIALMIMSLIRLAIGMIPVSFLAIGFFDFNLYAMGLALAAFFMMLMLTSWSVGILVSGLVVRNGLSAELFAWSIMFLLLPLACVYYPVSALPTWLQPVAWALPPTYVFEGMRELLVNKVFRGDLMLWAFGLNALYFVAASAAFIGLLNSARREGALLQTGE
- a CDS encoding ABC transporter ATP-binding protein, with amino-acid sequence MSIVVDKLVKEYKTGTAVGGVSFTLPKGSVTGLLGGNGAGKTTTIAMIMGLTLPTSGAVSVLGVDMLRHRHQVLARMNFESPYVEMPLRLTVRQNLKVFGRLYGVRDLDARIATLAQELDLVELLDRPAGKLSAGQKTRVSLAKALVNNPEVLLLDEPTASLDPDTADWVRARLDRYRHERGATILLASHNMVEVERLCDRVIMMKQGRIVDDGTPDDLLTRYGRANLEEVFLDVARGRGIAAEREAAS